Proteins encoded within one genomic window of Corynebacterium aurimucosum:
- a CDS encoding DUF1990 domain-containing protein, with product MPEPLSYSSTAGFPQLHMSRVIDADFDTAADKLFSWGLQRSGLFRVNPSHAIVEEGAEVSLGLGPWEFRCRVVDVFHEEGRCGFTYGTLPGHIERGEETFTLERLRDGRTLLLVDASSQPARLAFLRPLLDIPRRALIRFFYLHALDD from the coding sequence ATGCCCGAACCACTCTCCTACTCCTCCACCGCAGGCTTCCCTCAGCTGCACATGTCCCGCGTCATCGACGCTGATTTTGACACCGCGGCCGACAAGCTCTTTAGCTGGGGGCTCCAGCGCAGCGGCCTCTTTCGGGTTAATCCCAGCCACGCCATCGTAGAAGAAGGCGCAGAGGTCTCCCTCGGGTTAGGCCCATGGGAGTTTCGCTGCCGAGTGGTGGATGTATTCCACGAGGAGGGCCGCTGCGGCTTTACCTACGGCACCCTCCCCGGCCACATCGAGCGCGGCGAGGAAACCTTTACCCTGGAGCGCCTGCGGGATGGGCGCACGCTCCTGCTTGTCGACGCCTCCTCCCAACCCGCCCGCCTCGCCTTTCTGCGCCCGCTGCTCGATATTCCCCGGCGCGCGCTGATCCGCTTTTTCTACCTGCACGCTTTGGATGACTAA